From a region of the Vallicoccus soli genome:
- a CDS encoding ABC transporter ATP-binding protein, producing MIRFESATKRYPDGTTAVDALDLEVPAGRVTVLVGPSGCGKTTSLRMVNRMVEPTAGRVLVDGRDVMAQDPARLRLGIGYVIQQAGLFPHRTVVDNVATVPRLLGRSRRDARRRALEVLERVGLPGAYADRYPVQLSGGQQQRVGVARALAADPPVLLMDEPFSAVDPVVRGQLQQELLRLQGELGKTIVFVTHDIDEAVVLGDLVAVFREGGHLAQVDTPQRLLESPADAFVADFVGRDRGFRGLSFVDAGDLPVEPYDGPVPPEGGFRRGDPLRQVLDLAISARDGCAVRLGPDGRPDGCVSHEAIARHLRERHAAARA from the coding sequence GTGATCCGCTTCGAGTCCGCCACCAAGCGCTACCCCGACGGCACCACCGCCGTCGACGCGCTCGACCTCGAGGTCCCCGCCGGCCGCGTCACCGTCCTCGTCGGGCCGTCCGGCTGCGGCAAGACGACCTCGCTGCGCATGGTCAACCGCATGGTCGAGCCGACCGCCGGGCGCGTGCTCGTCGACGGGCGCGACGTCATGGCCCAGGACCCCGCGAGGCTGCGCCTCGGCATCGGCTACGTCATCCAGCAGGCCGGTCTCTTCCCGCACCGCACCGTCGTGGACAACGTCGCCACCGTGCCGCGCCTGCTCGGCCGCAGCCGCCGCGACGCGCGCCGGCGCGCCCTCGAGGTGCTCGAGCGGGTCGGGCTGCCGGGCGCCTACGCCGACCGCTACCCCGTGCAGCTCTCCGGGGGCCAGCAGCAGCGGGTGGGCGTGGCCCGCGCGCTGGCCGCCGACCCGCCGGTGCTGCTCATGGACGAGCCGTTCAGCGCCGTCGACCCCGTCGTGCGGGGCCAGCTGCAGCAGGAGCTGCTGCGGCTGCAGGGCGAGCTCGGCAAGACCATCGTCTTCGTCACCCACGACATCGACGAGGCCGTCGTGCTCGGCGACCTCGTCGCGGTGTTCCGCGAGGGCGGGCACCTGGCGCAGGTCGACACGCCGCAGCGGCTGCTGGAGAGCCCCGCCGACGCCTTCGTGGCCGACTTCGTCGGGCGCGACCGCGGGTTCCGCGGGCTGTCGTTCGTCGACGCCGGCGACCTGCCCGTGGAGCCGTACGACGGCCCGGTCCCGCCCGAGGGCGGCTTCCGCCGCGGCGACCCGCTGCGCCAGGTGCTCGACCTGGCGATCAGCGCGCGCGACGGCTGCGCCGTGCGGCTCGGCCCCGACGGGCGCCCGGACGGCTGCGTCAGCCACGAGGCCATCGCGCGGCACCTGCGCGAGCGGCACGCGGCGGCCCGCGCGTGA
- a CDS encoding aromatic amino acid lyase, with translation MRPLAVDDPEDLDREALLSVALDGRVPVLGERLLDGLAQRRAEVLAILARGRPVYGVSTGMGAQSGVRLSAEEEAEHQGRLLVGRAAGGPPWLDRAEVRALVAVRLRTFLSGDAAVSPGLCARLAGLLEHDVAPAVPRHGSGSAGEIVPLAHAFQVLVGLGAVLDRGTGDRTVRLAAPVLGALGLGRAGVGPKEGIALLAGVPGATALALLRAHEARTLLQHALAVAAAGIAVVRAPRDPYHPLAARGDDLLADVLEHLRDLAGPEPAPRSVQAPVSFRVAGAVAAHALRAAGALEGAVDRALDGVTDSPAHLDGGLVGTAGFHGVDLAGHLDALVAALVHAAEVSVARLHRLLDEEVTGLPRQLTERPGPECGLVAVHKRAVAAAHAARRLALPAALGPVETSGGQEDVQSFAWEAAEQARLALEALREVLACELLAVHRAWLLARRPPPAGVAPLLRAVDLRVPAGLGDRPFGADVEELRAALREGLPTGPAGAGAARR, from the coding sequence GTGCGCCCGCTGGCCGTCGACGACCCCGAGGACCTCGACCGCGAGGCGCTGCTCTCGGTCGCGCTGGACGGGCGGGTGCCGGTGCTCGGCGAGCGCTTGCTCGACGGGCTCGCGCAGCGGCGCGCCGAGGTCCTCGCGATCCTCGCGCGGGGGCGCCCCGTCTACGGGGTCAGCACGGGGATGGGCGCGCAGAGCGGCGTGCGGCTCAGCGCCGAGGAGGAGGCCGAGCACCAGGGCCGGCTGCTCGTGGGGCGCGCGGCCGGTGGGCCGCCGTGGCTCGACCGCGCCGAGGTGCGCGCGCTGGTCGCCGTGCGCCTGCGCACCTTCCTCTCCGGCGACGCCGCCGTGTCGCCCGGGCTCTGCGCGCGCCTCGCGGGGCTGCTCGAGCACGACGTCGCGCCCGCCGTGCCGCGCCACGGCTCCGGCTCCGCCGGCGAGATCGTCCCGCTGGCCCACGCCTTCCAGGTCCTCGTGGGGCTCGGCGCGGTCCTCGACCGCGGGACGGGGGACCGCACCGTGCGCCTCGCCGCGCCGGTGCTCGGCGCCCTCGGCCTCGGCCGCGCGGGAGTGGGGCCCAAGGAGGGCATCGCCCTGCTCGCCGGGGTGCCCGGCGCGACGGCGCTCGCGCTCCTGCGCGCCCACGAGGCGCGCACGCTCCTGCAGCACGCCCTCGCGGTCGCCGCCGCCGGTATCGCCGTCGTCCGGGCGCCGCGCGACCCGTACCACCCGCTCGCCGCGCGCGGCGACGACCTGCTGGCGGACGTGCTGGAGCACCTGCGGGACCTCGCCGGCCCCGAGCCCGCGCCCCGCTCGGTGCAGGCGCCGGTCTCCTTCCGCGTCGCCGGTGCGGTGGCGGCGCACGCCCTGCGCGCGGCCGGGGCGCTGGAGGGCGCCGTCGACCGGGCGCTCGACGGGGTCACGGACAGCCCCGCCCACCTCGACGGGGGCCTCGTCGGCACGGCCGGCTTCCACGGCGTCGACCTCGCCGGGCACCTCGACGCGCTCGTGGCGGCCCTCGTGCACGCCGCCGAGGTGTCGGTGGCGCGGCTGCACCGCCTGCTCGACGAGGAGGTGACCGGCCTGCCGCGCCAGCTCACCGAGCGCCCGGGCCCGGAGTGCGGCCTCGTCGCGGTGCACAAGCGGGCGGTCGCGGCCGCCCACGCCGCCCGGCGCCTCGCCCTGCCCGCGGCGCTCGGCCCCGTGGAGACCTCGGGCGGGCAGGAGGACGTCCAGTCGTTCGCCTGGGAGGCCGCCGAGCAGGCGCGGCTGGCGCTCGAGGCGCTGCGCGAGGTGCTGGCCTGCGAGCTGCTCGCCGTGCACCGGGCCTGGCTGCTCGCGCGCCGCCCGCCGCCGGCCGGGGTGGCGCCGCTGCTGCGGGCGGTGGACCTGCGGGTCCCCGCGGGCCTCGGCGACCGGCCCTTCGGCGCCGACGTCGAGGAGCTGCGCGCCGCCCTGCGGGAGGGGCTGCCGACGGGTCCCGCCGGCGCCGGGGCCGCCCGCCGCTGA
- a CDS encoding PTS sugar transporter subunit IIA, producing the protein MSLEVLAPVAGRVLALADVADPVFAGEMVGAGLAVEPAPVDGVVEAVAPVAGRVVKLHPHAYVVMAPSGTGVLVHLGLDTVRLKGEGFDLLVAEGDDVVAGQPVVRQRAQVAREAGYALTCPVVVLDTPPGAVPADGAGREVAAGDVLFSWGG; encoded by the coding sequence GTGAGCCTCGAGGTCCTCGCGCCCGTCGCCGGGAGGGTCCTCGCCCTCGCCGACGTCGCGGACCCCGTGTTCGCCGGCGAGATGGTCGGCGCCGGGCTCGCGGTCGAGCCCGCGCCGGTCGACGGCGTCGTGGAGGCGGTGGCCCCCGTGGCGGGCCGGGTCGTCAAGCTGCACCCGCACGCGTACGTCGTCATGGCCCCGTCGGGCACCGGCGTGCTCGTGCACCTCGGGCTGGACACCGTGCGGCTCAAGGGCGAGGGCTTCGACCTGCTCGTCGCCGAGGGCGACGACGTGGTGGCCGGGCAGCCGGTGGTGCGCCAGCGCGCCCAGGTGGCCCGGGAGGCCGGGTACGCCCTCACGTGCCCGGTCGTCGTCCTCGACACCCCGCCGGGCGCGGTGCCCGCGGACGGCGCGGGCCGCGAGGTCGCCGCGGGGGACGTGCTCTTCTCCTGGGGCGGCTGA
- a CDS encoding glucose PTS transporter subunit EIIB — MGKAEQIVAGLGGADNIAEVEGCITRLRTEVNDPSKVDQAALKAAGAHGVMAQGTMVQVVVGPEADSLAEDIQDLL; from the coding sequence ATGGGCAAGGCGGAGCAGATCGTCGCGGGGCTCGGCGGGGCCGACAACATCGCCGAGGTCGAGGGCTGCATCACCCGGCTGCGCACCGAGGTCAACGACCCGTCCAAGGTCGACCAGGCGGCCCTCAAGGCCGCCGGCGCCCACGGCGTCATGGCCCAGGGGACGATGGTGCAGGTCGTCGTCGGCCCCGAGGCCGACTCGCTCGCCGAGGACATCCAGGACCTCCTGTGA
- a CDS encoding GntR family transcriptional regulator, which translates to MISQGPVPKHEQLRLLLLRECTERLRPGDALPSERQLCEEHGVSRITVREAVGQLVAEGVLVRVRGKGTFVAERRVQSRLHLASFTQDMRRRGHEPRTAVLGLSEVAPPGHVRAALRLRRQDSAVWVRRLRTADGEPMALEDSWYVPALVPGLTREDAEGSLYALFADRYGLVIDSAEQTVTAVTAGPDDAPLLGVPLGAPLLLFDRVSCAAGRPVEVTSSWYRADRYSVSMSLDRTSPERPTEGQP; encoded by the coding sequence TTGATCAGCCAGGGCCCGGTCCCGAAGCACGAGCAGCTGCGCCTCCTCCTGCTGCGCGAGTGCACCGAGCGGCTGCGCCCCGGCGACGCCCTGCCCTCGGAGCGCCAGCTGTGCGAGGAGCACGGCGTCAGCCGCATCACCGTGCGCGAGGCGGTGGGCCAGCTCGTCGCCGAGGGGGTCCTCGTCCGCGTGCGCGGCAAGGGCACCTTCGTCGCCGAGCGCCGGGTCCAGAGCCGCCTGCACCTCGCCTCGTTCACCCAGGACATGCGCCGGCGCGGGCACGAGCCGCGCACGGCCGTCCTCGGCCTCTCCGAGGTCGCACCGCCCGGGCACGTCCGGGCGGCGCTGCGCCTGCGCCGCCAGGACAGCGCTGTCTGGGTGCGTCGGCTCCGCACGGCCGACGGCGAGCCGATGGCCCTCGAGGACAGCTGGTACGTCCCCGCGCTCGTCCCCGGCCTCACGCGCGAGGACGCCGAGGGCTCGCTCTACGCCCTCTTCGCCGACCGGTACGGGCTCGTCATCGACAGCGCCGAGCAGACGGTCACCGCCGTCACCGCCGGGCCCGACGACGCGCCGCTCCTCGGGGTGCCGCTCGGCGCCCCCCTCCTGCTCTTCGACCGCGTCTCCTGCGCGGCCGGGCGGCCCGTCGAGGTGACCTCCTCGTGGTACCGCGCCGACCGCTACTCCGTCTCCATGTCCCTGGACCGCACGTCCCCCGAACGCCCCACGGAAGGACAGCCATGA
- a CDS encoding PTS transporter subunit EIIC — MSSASATTDTGTSGGRRGASLAVLQKIGRSLMLPIAALPAAGLLLRLGQDDLLGRTENAFLDDVAAVIGAAGNALFSNLPLIFAVGIAIGFAKKADGSTALAAVVGYLVLDGVLDAMSPIVLGAAAEGEEQELINFGVLAGILIGIIAALLWQRFYRTKLPDYLGFFGGRRLVPILTAFAALALGVVMAFVYPLFDRGLTNLGEAVSENSVVGGGVYGTVNRLLIPLGLHHIVNTFVWFTLGEYDGAVGDLNRFFAGDPDAGIFMTGFFPIMMFALPAAAIAIWHEARPEQKKVVGGVMLSTALTAFLTGITEPLEFSFMFVAWPLYVIHAVLTGTSLALTNALGIHDGFTFSAGFIDYALNFGIATRPLLIIPIGLAYAAIYYVLFRAVIRRWNLRTPGRDEEATRAETAGAAAP; from the coding sequence ATGAGCTCAGCCAGCGCCACCACCGACACCGGCACGTCAGGGGGCCGGCGCGGCGCGAGCCTCGCCGTGCTCCAGAAGATCGGCCGCAGCCTCATGCTGCCCATCGCCGCGCTGCCGGCCGCGGGCCTGCTGCTGCGGCTGGGGCAGGACGACCTGCTCGGCCGTACGGAGAACGCGTTCCTCGACGACGTCGCCGCCGTCATCGGCGCAGCGGGCAACGCCCTGTTCTCGAACCTGCCGCTCATCTTCGCCGTCGGCATCGCCATCGGCTTCGCCAAGAAGGCGGACGGCTCGACCGCGCTCGCCGCGGTCGTCGGCTACCTCGTCCTCGACGGCGTCCTCGACGCCATGTCCCCCATCGTCCTCGGGGCCGCCGCGGAGGGCGAGGAGCAGGAGCTCATCAACTTCGGCGTCCTCGCCGGCATCCTCATCGGCATCATCGCCGCGCTGCTCTGGCAGCGGTTCTACCGGACCAAGCTGCCGGACTACCTGGGCTTCTTCGGCGGCCGGCGCCTCGTGCCCATCCTCACCGCGTTCGCCGCGCTCGCGCTCGGCGTCGTCATGGCGTTCGTCTACCCGCTGTTCGACCGCGGGCTGACCAACCTCGGCGAGGCCGTCAGCGAGAACAGCGTCGTCGGCGGCGGCGTCTACGGCACCGTGAACCGCCTGCTCATCCCGCTGGGCCTGCACCACATCGTCAACACCTTCGTCTGGTTCACCCTCGGCGAGTACGACGGCGCCGTCGGCGACCTCAACCGCTTCTTCGCCGGTGACCCCGACGCGGGCATCTTCATGACCGGCTTCTTCCCGATCATGATGTTCGCCCTGCCCGCGGCCGCGATCGCGATCTGGCACGAGGCCCGCCCGGAGCAGAAGAAGGTCGTCGGCGGCGTCATGCTCTCGACCGCCCTGACGGCGTTCCTCACCGGCATCACCGAGCCGCTCGAGTTCTCGTTCATGTTCGTGGCGTGGCCGCTCTACGTCATCCACGCGGTCCTCACCGGCACCTCGCTGGCGCTGACCAACGCGCTGGGCATCCACGACGGCTTCACGTTCTCCGCGGGCTTCATCGACTACGCGCTGAACTTCGGCATCGCCACCCGGCCGCTGCTCATCATCCCGATCGGCCTGGCCTACGCGGCGATCTACTACGTGCTCTTCCGCGCCGTCATCCGGCGCTGGAACCTGCGCACCCCGGGCCGGGACGAGGAGGCCACCCGGGCCGAGACGGCCGGGGCTGCTGCCCCGTGA